A window of the Salvelinus fontinalis isolate EN_2023a chromosome 26, ASM2944872v1, whole genome shotgun sequence genome harbors these coding sequences:
- the LOC129823748 gene encoding regulator of G-protein signaling 21-like: MPILVTSPSRELYSHNMDMDDKRRKQTKGSDFKSRLQRRSSQSPNTERLSPEEMILWSQSLERLLASKYGMTTFQAFLKSEFSDENIEFWLICEDYKKIKSSFRLSSRAKKIYKTYIEAEAPKEINIDHKTRDLIRWNVKTPTTVCFDEAQRIVYRLMEKDSYPRFLRSNIYRTLLDSASDYIKV; this comes from the exons ATGCCTATCTTAGTCACGTCACCATCAAGGGAACTGTATTCACACAACATGGACATGGACGACAAGAGGAGAAAGCAGACAAA GGGAAGCGACTTCAAATCCCGATTACAGCGCAGATCTTCCCAATCCCCCAACACTGAACG ACTTAGCCCTGAGGAAATGATCCTGTGGTCCCAGTCTTTGGAGAGACTTCTCGCATCGAAAT ATGGCATGACAACATTTCAAGCCTTCCTGAAGTCGGAGTTCAGTGACGAGAACATTGAGTTCTGGCTGATCTGTGAAGACTACAAGAAGATCAAGTCGTCCTTCAGGCTGTCCTCCAGGGCCAAGAAAATCTACAAGACATATATAGAAGCCGAGGCTCCAAAAGAG ATCAACATTGACCACAAGACCAGAGATCTCATCAGGTGGAATGTGAAGACGCCCACCACAGTTTGCTTCGACGAGGCCCAGAGGATTGTGTACAGATTGATGGAGAAAGACTCCTACCCCCGGTTCCTCAGATCCAACATCTACAGGACCTTACTGGACTCTGCATCAGACTACATTAAGGTGTAA